The proteins below are encoded in one region of Polynucleobacter sp. AP-Elch-400A-B2:
- the sdhD gene encoding succinate dehydrogenase, hydrophobic membrane anchor protein — translation MPIYQIGPKRLVVGAHYGLKEWIIQRATAIVMVVFTIVLLVDYCITGSATYEGWAALFSNQFMKLLTLLFFISLFYHAWIGIRDIWMDYIKPVSIRLTLQVLTVLYLVACAAYAVQILWKV, via the coding sequence ATGCCTATTTATCAAATTGGACCTAAGCGCTTAGTTGTTGGCGCCCATTACGGCCTCAAAGAGTGGATTATTCAGCGCGCCACAGCCATCGTGATGGTAGTTTTTACGATCGTTCTTTTGGTGGACTACTGCATCACCGGTAGTGCGACTTATGAGGGTTGGGCTGCCTTATTTAGCAACCAGTTCATGAAGCTCTTGACACTGTTATTTTTCATCAGCTTGTTCTATCACGCTTGGATTGGCATTCGTGATATCTGGATGGATTACATCAAGCCTGTCAGCATTCGTTTAACACTCCAAGTGTTAACGGTTTTGTATCTTGTAGCCTGTGCGGCCTATGCCGTACAAATTTTGTGGAAAGTGTAA
- the sdhC gene encoding succinate dehydrogenase, cytochrome b556 subunit yields the protein MVDAQQNAKKDRPVFRNIGLAQLIKYRLPWAGKVSILHRISGAALFLMLPFLLYLLDQSLASEISYQTFQAITGHALVKIVLLGLIWSFLHHFCAGIRYLLLDLEIGVEKADANRSAIFVFCLGLALTAIVGLKLFGLY from the coding sequence ATGGTTGACGCACAGCAAAATGCAAAAAAAGACAGACCCGTTTTCCGAAATATTGGTCTTGCTCAGTTAATCAAGTACCGCCTTCCTTGGGCTGGGAAAGTTTCCATTCTTCACCGCATCAGCGGAGCGGCACTGTTCTTGATGTTGCCATTCTTGCTCTACCTCTTAGACCAAAGCTTAGCCTCTGAAATCAGTTATCAAACCTTTCAGGCAATTACCGGTCATGCGCTAGTAAAAATTGTTCTTCTTGGATTGATTTGGTCTTTTTTGCACCACTTTTGTGCTGGAATTCGCTATCTCTTATTGGATTTGGAGATTGGCGTTGAAAAGGCTGATGCCAACCGCTCAGCGATTTTCGTATTTTGCTTAGGGCTAGCTCTAACTGCGATTGTTGGTCTCAAATTATTCGGCTTGTACTAA
- a CDS encoding succinate dehydrogenase iron-sulfur subunit, producing MSDIRVFEIYRYDPDVDTAPRMERYELELTGERMLLDALISLKKQDESITYRRSCREGVCGSDAMNINGKNGLACLTNMLTLPKVITLRPLPGLPVVRDLIVDMTLFFKQYLSIKPYLVNDNPFPEKERLQSPEEREELNGLYECILCASCSTSCPSFWWNPDKFVGPAGLLQAYRFIADSRDEDTAQRLDNLEDPYRLFRCHTIMNCVDVCPKHLNPTKAIGKIKELMVRRAV from the coding sequence ATGAGTGATATTCGTGTATTTGAAATTTACCGCTACGACCCAGATGTCGATACTGCCCCACGTATGGAGCGCTATGAGCTTGAATTAACTGGTGAGCGTATGTTGCTGGACGCCTTGATTTCTTTAAAGAAACAAGATGAAAGTATTACCTATCGTCGTTCATGTCGTGAAGGTGTTTGTGGTTCAGATGCTATGAACATTAACGGTAAGAACGGATTGGCCTGCTTAACTAATATGTTGACCTTGCCTAAAGTCATTACATTGCGCCCATTGCCTGGTTTACCAGTGGTGCGTGATTTGATCGTGGATATGACTTTGTTCTTTAAACAATATCTCTCTATCAAGCCTTACTTGGTGAATGACAATCCATTCCCAGAGAAAGAGCGTCTCCAGAGCCCTGAAGAGCGTGAAGAGTTGAATGGTTTGTATGAGTGCATCTTGTGCGCCTCTTGCTCAACTTCATGTCCATCTTTCTGGTGGAATCCAGATAAGTTTGTTGGACCGGCTGGCTTGCTTCAGGCGTATCGCTTTATTGCAGACAGCCGTGATGAAGATACAGCGCAGCGTTTAGATAACTTAGAAGACCCATACCGTTTATTCCGTTGCCATACCATCATGAATTGCGTGGATGTTTGCCCTAAGCATCTCAATCCAACCAAGGCAATTGGAAAGATCAAGGAATTGATGGTACGTAGGGCGGTATGA
- a CDS encoding GntR family transcriptional regulator, which translates to MSLISEPIASFSPLYEQIKAMILASLQASEWLPGDAIPSEMELAARYAVSQGTVRKAIDELAAQNLLIRRQGKGTFVATHQEEDFQYRFLRLEPDSGEKLHLKNQFLACENIKSDPYIAQLLKIKPDDLIIRIERVQSSAGRPIVFEEIWLPEARFKGLNLETLNAWFGPMYAFYESEYATHMVRAEEKIKAVLAGPDLAKYLQVSEGTALLSVERVAFTYGNKPVEIRRARYDTDGQHYDNKLN; encoded by the coding sequence CCTCTATATGAGCAGATTAAAGCCATGATTTTGGCGAGCTTGCAGGCCTCCGAATGGTTGCCTGGTGATGCAATACCCAGTGAGATGGAGCTTGCAGCACGGTATGCGGTGAGCCAGGGAACTGTTCGTAAGGCGATTGATGAGTTAGCCGCCCAAAACTTGCTAATACGTCGCCAGGGTAAGGGTACCTTTGTGGCAACCCACCAAGAGGAAGACTTCCAGTATCGTTTTTTGCGTTTAGAGCCAGATTCTGGTGAGAAGTTGCACTTGAAAAATCAGTTTTTAGCCTGTGAGAACATCAAATCGGATCCCTATATTGCTCAGTTGCTCAAGATAAAGCCAGATGATTTAATTATCCGGATCGAGCGAGTGCAAAGCTCAGCAGGTAGACCTATCGTTTTTGAAGAAATTTGGCTGCCAGAAGCCCGCTTTAAGGGCTTAAACCTAGAAACGCTCAATGCTTGGTTTGGTCCGATGTATGCCTTTTATGAGTCTGAATATGCCACGCATATGGTTCGGGCGGAGGAAAAAATCAAGGCCGTCTTGGCGGGACCAGACCTTGCCAAATATCTGCAAGTTTCAGAGGGCACCGCCTTACTTTCAGTTGAGCGTGTGGCTTTTACCTACGGGAATAAACCAGTAGAAATTCGACGGGCTAGATATGACACTGATGGGCAGCATTACGACAATAAATTGAACTAG
- the leuC gene encoding 3-isopropylmalate dehydratase large subunit — translation MSRTLYDKLWDDHVVYSEDDGTATIYIDRQLLHEVTSPQAFEGLNLAGRPVWRISANLAVSDHNVPTTDRSEGIADPISKLQVDTLDQNCDAFGITQYKMNDTRQGIVHVIGPEQGATLPGMTVVCGDSHTSTHGAFGALAFGIGTSEVEHVLATQTLLMKKSKNMLVKVDGRLQPGSTAKDIVLAVIGKIGTAGGTGYTIEFAGEAIRNLSMEGRMTVCNMAIEAGARAGIVAVDESTIEYIQGRPYAPKGEALRHALQYWRTLHSDSDAQFDAVVELRAEEIAPQVTWGTSPEMVLAISERVPDPEKERDANKRSAMERALEYMGLVPNTPLSNISIDKVFIGSCTNSRIEDIRAAAKVVDRLGKKLASNVKLALVVPGSGLVKAQAEREGLDRVFKAAGFEWREPGCSMCLAMNADRLEPGERCASTSNRNFEGRQGNGGRTHLVSPAMAAAAAIEGHFVDVRKIS, via the coding sequence ATGTCACGCACGCTCTATGACAAATTGTGGGATGACCATGTCGTCTATTCCGAAGATGATGGCACGGCCACGATTTATATCGATCGTCAGTTATTGCATGAAGTAACAAGCCCTCAGGCTTTTGAGGGGCTCAATTTAGCTGGTCGTCCAGTGTGGCGGATCTCTGCCAATCTGGCTGTTTCAGATCACAATGTTCCAACAACGGATCGCTCCGAAGGGATTGCTGATCCGATATCGAAGTTACAAGTAGACACCTTAGATCAAAACTGCGACGCCTTTGGTATTACGCAATACAAAATGAACGATACCCGCCAAGGAATTGTTCACGTCATTGGACCAGAGCAGGGCGCTACCTTGCCTGGCATGACTGTAGTCTGCGGTGATTCACATACTAGCACTCATGGCGCCTTTGGTGCGCTGGCTTTTGGTATTGGGACATCTGAAGTGGAGCACGTATTAGCTACCCAAACTTTGCTGATGAAAAAAAGCAAGAACATGTTGGTGAAGGTAGATGGACGCCTTCAACCTGGCTCTACAGCAAAAGATATCGTACTTGCCGTCATTGGTAAGATCGGCACTGCAGGCGGAACTGGTTACACCATCGAGTTTGCTGGGGAAGCTATTCGTAACCTCTCCATGGAGGGTCGCATGACTGTCTGCAATATGGCAATTGAGGCGGGCGCTCGTGCTGGAATTGTGGCAGTGGATGAAAGCACGATCGAATATATCCAAGGCAGACCTTATGCTCCCAAAGGTGAGGCTTTACGTCATGCTTTGCAATATTGGCGCACCCTACATTCAGATTCAGATGCGCAGTTTGATGCTGTAGTTGAGTTACGTGCGGAAGAAATTGCTCCCCAAGTGACTTGGGGGACTTCTCCTGAAATGGTATTAGCCATTAGTGAGCGTGTTCCCGATCCTGAAAAAGAACGCGATGCAAACAAGCGTTCTGCAATGGAGCGTGCACTTGAATACATGGGTCTTGTGCCCAACACTCCATTAAGCAACATCTCTATTGATAAAGTATTTATCGGGTCTTGCACCAATAGTCGTATCGAAGATATTCGCGCTGCTGCCAAAGTGGTTGATCGTCTAGGTAAGAAGTTGGCTTCTAATGTGAAGTTGGCATTAGTAGTTCCTGGCTCTGGATTGGTTAAAGCCCAAGCTGAACGTGAAGGTTTAGATCGTGTATTTAAAGCTGCTGGCTTTGAGTGGCGTGAGCCTGGTTGCTCTATGTGTTTGGCAATGAATGCCGATCGACTTGAGCCTGGTGAGCGTTGTGCATCTACATCTAATCGTAACTTTGAGGGTCGCCAAGGTAATGGTGGCAGAACGCACTTAGTGAGCCCAGCGATGGCTGCCGCTGCTGCGATTGAAGGTCATTTTGTTGATGTTCGTAAGATTTCTTAA
- the gltA gene encoding citrate synthase, giving the protein MIESDIKAKLSFSDGTPDIDLPIYKGTVGPDVIDIRKLYGQTGKFTYDSGFLSTASCNSKITYIDGDKGELLYRGYPIEDLAHNCDFLEVCYLLINGELPNATVKKDFENLVTHHTMVHEQMQFFLRGFRRDAHPMSVLTGLVGAMAAFYHDAIDYSQPKAREIAQIRLIAKMPTLVAMSYKYSVGQPFIYPDNSLSYTANFMRMMFATPCEEYKTNPVLVRALDRIFILHADHEQNASTSTVRLCGSSGTNPFAAISAGIACLWGPAHGGANEACLEMLNDIQASGGVDNIHEFIAQVKDKNSSVRLMGFGHRVYKNFDPRAKLMRETCHEVLKELGLENDPLFKLAMTLEKIALEDEYFVSRKLYPNVDFYSGIVQRALGIPTEMFTCVFALARTVGWIAQWEEMITDSEYKIGRPRQLYVGETSRKVPNISVRK; this is encoded by the coding sequence ATGATTGAATCGGACATCAAGGCAAAACTATCGTTTTCGGACGGCACACCAGATATCGACTTGCCAATATACAAAGGCACCGTTGGTCCTGATGTAATTGATATTCGTAAGCTTTACGGTCAAACCGGTAAGTTTACTTACGATTCAGGTTTTTTGTCTACCGCTTCCTGTAATAGCAAAATCACTTATATCGATGGCGATAAAGGGGAGTTGCTCTATCGTGGTTACCCAATTGAAGACCTTGCGCATAACTGCGATTTCTTGGAAGTTTGCTATCTTCTAATCAATGGTGAGCTTCCAAATGCCACCGTGAAAAAAGATTTCGAGAATTTGGTGACCCATCACACGATGGTTCATGAGCAAATGCAATTCTTTTTGCGCGGTTTCCGACGTGATGCACATCCAATGTCTGTATTAACTGGTTTGGTTGGTGCGATGGCAGCCTTTTACCATGACGCCATTGATTACAGCCAACCTAAGGCGCGTGAAATTGCACAGATTCGTCTGATTGCTAAGATGCCAACCTTGGTTGCAATGTCTTATAAGTATTCTGTGGGACAGCCATTTATCTACCCAGATAACTCTTTGTCTTACACAGCTAACTTTATGCGCATGATGTTTGCGACACCTTGTGAAGAGTACAAGACCAATCCAGTGTTGGTTCGCGCTTTGGATCGCATCTTTATTTTGCATGCTGACCATGAGCAAAATGCCTCGACTTCAACAGTGCGTTTGTGCGGATCCTCTGGTACCAATCCATTTGCTGCAATCTCTGCTGGTATTGCTTGTCTCTGGGGCCCAGCCCACGGCGGTGCAAACGAAGCTTGCTTAGAGATGCTTAATGACATACAGGCTAGCGGTGGTGTAGATAATATTCATGAGTTTATTGCCCAAGTTAAAGATAAGAACTCTAGCGTTCGCTTGATGGGCTTTGGTCATCGCGTTTACAAAAACTTCGATCCACGTGCAAAGTTGATGCGTGAAACTTGTCATGAAGTATTGAAAGAACTGGGTCTGGAGAATGATCCATTGTTCAAGCTGGCCATGACTCTTGAGAAGATTGCTTTGGAAGATGAATATTTTGTCAGCCGCAAGCTCTATCCAAACGTGGACTTCTACTCCGGAATCGTTCAGCGCGCTTTAGGCATCCCAACTGAAATGTTTACTTGTGTATTTGCCTTAGCGAGAACGGTAGGTTGGATTGCTCAGTGGGAAGAAATGATTACTGATTCTGAGTACAAGATTGGCCGTCCACGTCAGTTATATGTTGGAGAGACTTCGCGTAAAGTTCCTAACATCTCTGTTCGTAAATAA
- a CDS encoding succinate dehydrogenase assembly factor 2, which yields MTLSNAELYRLKSDARRGLLENDLILQRFFERYGSQLSVEDGKVLSLLFALEDNDLMDLLISRRDSVAGLEKESQEASFKAVLQKLRQK from the coding sequence ATGACCCTCAGTAATGCAGAGTTATATCGCTTAAAGAGTGATGCCCGTAGGGGTTTGCTTGAAAACGACCTTATTCTGCAGCGTTTTTTTGAGCGCTATGGCTCTCAATTAAGCGTAGAAGATGGAAAAGTATTGAGCCTATTATTTGCTTTAGAAGACAATGACTTGATGGACCTTTTAATTAGTCGCAGGGATTCTGTGGCTGGATTGGAAAAAGAATCTCAAGAGGCCTCTTTTAAGGCGGTTTTACAAAAGCTGAGACAGAAGTGA
- the sdhA gene encoding succinate dehydrogenase flavoprotein subunit, which produces MTAIKKVLPRRRFDAVIIGAGGSGMRASLQLAEAGLNVAVLTKVFPTRSHTVAAQGGIGASLGNMSEDNWHYHFYDTIKGSDWLGDQDVIEFMCREAPKVVYELEHFGMPFDRNPDGTIYQRPFGGHTANYGEKAVQRACAAADRTGHAMLHTLYQRNVRAKTNFFVEWLALDLIRDDAGDVVGVTALEMETGQVYILETKVVMMATGGAGRIWDASTNAFINTGDGMGLAARAGIPLEDMEFWQFHPTGVAGAGVLLTEGCRGEGAILRNKDGERFMERYAPTYKDLAPRDFISRCMDQEIKEGRGCGPNGDYVVLDLTHIGAETIMKRLPSVYEIGINFANVDVTKEPIPVVPTIHYQMGGIPTNINGQVVVPGNGKHNDIVNGLYAIGECSCVSVHGANRLGTNSLLDLLVFGRAAGNHIVAMDLKSREFKPLPENAGEKTLARIAALDNSTSGEYAQDVANDIRKTMQKYAGVFRNQELMDEGVRQMAKLTERAKHIWLKDKSEIFNTARIEALEVANLIETANATMISAAARKESRGAHSHDDHQHRDDEHWMKHTLWYSEGNRLDYKPVVLKPLTVESFPPKERTF; this is translated from the coding sequence ATGACCGCGATTAAAAAAGTGTTACCACGCCGTCGGTTCGACGCGGTAATTATCGGTGCAGGTGGTTCAGGCATGCGCGCTTCTTTGCAGTTAGCAGAAGCTGGCCTGAATGTTGCGGTACTAACTAAAGTTTTCCCGACACGTTCACATACTGTTGCTGCTCAGGGCGGTATCGGTGCTTCACTCGGTAATATGAGTGAAGACAACTGGCACTATCATTTTTACGACACGATCAAAGGTTCAGACTGGTTAGGCGACCAAGACGTAATCGAGTTTATGTGCCGCGAAGCTCCCAAAGTTGTTTATGAGCTTGAGCACTTCGGTATGCCGTTCGACCGCAATCCAGATGGCACTATTTATCAGCGCCCATTTGGTGGGCACACAGCAAACTATGGCGAGAAAGCAGTCCAACGTGCTTGCGCTGCAGCTGACCGTACTGGCCATGCCATGTTGCACACCTTGTACCAACGAAACGTTCGTGCAAAGACAAACTTCTTCGTTGAGTGGTTAGCTCTGGATTTGATTCGTGATGACGCAGGTGATGTTGTTGGTGTGACTGCGCTCGAAATGGAAACGGGCCAAGTATATATTTTAGAAACCAAAGTAGTCATGATGGCTACTGGCGGTGCGGGCCGTATTTGGGATGCGTCTACCAATGCGTTCATTAATACTGGCGATGGTATGGGTCTCGCTGCGCGTGCAGGTATTCCATTGGAAGATATGGAGTTCTGGCAATTCCACCCAACCGGCGTAGCTGGTGCAGGCGTGCTGTTGACAGAGGGCTGTCGCGGTGAGGGCGCTATCTTGCGTAACAAGGATGGCGAGCGTTTCATGGAGCGTTATGCCCCTACCTATAAAGACTTGGCTCCACGTGACTTTATTTCACGCTGCATGGACCAAGAGATTAAAGAAGGGCGCGGTTGTGGCCCCAACGGTGACTATGTGGTTTTGGATTTGACACACATCGGCGCTGAGACCATCATGAAGCGTTTGCCTTCTGTCTATGAAATCGGCATCAACTTCGCTAACGTAGACGTTACTAAAGAACCAATTCCTGTTGTGCCAACTATTCACTATCAGATGGGCGGCATTCCTACCAACATTAACGGCCAAGTAGTTGTGCCGGGCAATGGTAAGCATAACGACATCGTTAATGGCTTGTACGCTATTGGAGAGTGCTCTTGTGTATCCGTTCACGGTGCAAACCGTTTAGGCACGAATTCATTGCTCGACTTGTTAGTATTTGGTCGTGCTGCAGGTAACCACATTGTTGCAATGGATCTCAAGAGCCGCGAATTCAAACCATTACCTGAAAATGCTGGCGAGAAAACTTTGGCTCGCATTGCTGCCCTTGATAACTCGACTTCTGGTGAGTATGCACAAGATGTTGCAAACGATATTCGCAAGACTATGCAGAAATACGCCGGCGTATTCCGCAATCAAGAATTGATGGACGAGGGCGTTCGTCAAATGGCCAAGCTAACTGAGCGTGCTAAGCACATATGGCTTAAGGATAAGTCTGAGATTTTCAATACTGCGCGTATCGAAGCTTTAGAGGTTGCGAACTTAATTGAAACTGCAAACGCGACCATGATTTCAGCGGCTGCCCGTAAAGAAAGTCGTGGCGCACATTCACATGATGACCATCAACATCGTGATGATGAGCACTGGATGAAACATACGCTTTGGTACAGCGAAGGTAATCGACTTGACTATAAGCCGGTTGTCCTCAAGCCATTGACGGTTGAGTCTTTCCCTCCTAAAGAACGTACTTTCTAA